From a region of the Pongo abelii isolate AG06213 chromosome 9, NHGRI_mPonAbe1-v2.0_pri, whole genome shotgun sequence genome:
- the SIRT3 gene encoding NAD-dependent protein deacetylase sirtuin-3, mitochondrial isoform X8 yields the protein MVGAGISTPSGIPDFRSPGSGLYSNLQRYDLPYPEAIFELPFFFHNPKPFFTLAKELYPGNYKPNVTHYFLRLLHDKGLLLRLYTQNIDGLERVSGIPASKLVEAHGTFASATCTVCQRPFPGEDIRADVMADRVPRCPVCTGVVKPDIVFFGEPLPQRFLLHVVDFPMADLLLILGTSLEVEPFASLTEAVRSSVPRLLINRDLVGPLAWHPRSRDVAQLGDVVHGVERLVELLGWTEEMRDLVQRETGKVQTAEEDHPRGCPSHCSRLDGPDK from the exons ATGGTGGGGGCCGGCATCAGCACACCCAGTGGCATTCCAGACTTCAG ATCTCCAGGGAGTGGCCTGTACAGCAACCTCCAGCGGTATGATCTCCCATACCCCGAGGCCATTTTTGAACTCCCATTCTTCTTTCACAACCCCAAGCCCTTTTTCACTTTGGCCAAGGAGCTGTACCCTGGAAACTACAAGCCCAACGTCACCCACTACTTCCTCCGGCTGCTTCATGACAAGGGGCTGCTTCTGCGGCTCTACACGCAGAACATCGATGGGCTTGAGAGAG TGTCGGGCATCCCTGCCTCAAAGCTGGTTGAAGCTCATGGAACCTTTGCCTCTGCCACCTGCACAGTCTGCCAAAGACCCTTCCCAGGGGAGGACATTCGG gctgacgTGATGGCAGACAGGGTTCCCCGCTGCCCGGTCTGCACCGGCGTTGTGAAGCCCGACATTGTGTTCTTTGGTGAGCCGCTGCCCCAGAGGTTCTTGCTGCATGTGGTTGATTTCCCCATGGCAGATCTCCTGCTCATCCTTGGGACCTCCCTGGAG GTGGAGCCTTTTGCCAGCTTGACCGAGGCCGTGCGGAGCTCAGTTCCCCGACTGCTCATCAACCGGGACTTGGTGGGACCCTTGGCTTGGCATCCTCGCAGCAGGGACGTGGCCCAGCTGGGGGACGTGGTTCACGGCGTGGAAAGGCTAGTGGAGCTTCTGGGTTGGACAGAAGAGATGCGGGACCTTGTGCAGCGGGAAACTGGGAAGGTACAGACTGCTGAGGAGGACCATCCAAGGGGCTGCCCTTCTCACTGCTCTAGG
- the SIRT3 gene encoding NAD-dependent protein deacetylase sirtuin-3, mitochondrial isoform X1 has translation MAFWGWRAAAAVRLWGRVVERAEAGGGVGPFQACGCRVVLGGTDDVSAGLRGSHGARGEPLDPARPLQRPPRPEMPRAFRRQPRAAAPGFFFSSIKGGRRPISFSVGASSVVGSGGSSDKGKLSLQDVAELIRARACQRVVAMVGAGISTPSGIPDFRSPGSGLYSNLQRYDLPYPEAIFELPFFFHNPKPFFTLAKELYPGNYKPNVTHYFLRLLHDKGLLLRLYTQNIDGLERVSGIPASKLVEAHGTFASATCTVCQRPFPGEDIRADVMADRVPRCPVCTGVVKPDIVFFGEPLPQRFLLHVVDFPMADLLLILGTSLEVEPFASLTEAVRSSVPRLLINRDLVGPLAWHPRSRDVAQLGDVVHGVERLVELLGWTEEMRDLVQRETGKVQTAEEDHPRGCPSHCSRLDGPDK, from the exons ATGGCGTTCTGGGGTTGGCGCGCCGCGGCAGCAGTCCGGCTGTGGGGCCGGGTAGTTGAACGGGCCGAGGCCGGGGGAGGCGTGGGGCCGTTCCAGGCCTGCGGCTGTCGGGTGGTGCTTGGCGGCACGGACGATGTCAGTGCGGGGCTGAGAGGCAGCCATGGGGCCCGCGGTGAGCCCTTGGACCCGGCGCGCCCCTTGCAGAGGCCTCCCAGACCCGAGATGCCCAGGGCATTCCGGAGGCAGCCGAGGGCAGCAGCTCCCGGTTTCTTCTTTTCGAG TATTAAAGGTGGAAGAAGGCCCATATCTTTTTCTGTGGGTGCTTCAAGTGTTGTTGGAAGTGGAGGCAGCAGTGACAAGGGGAAGCTTTCCCTGCAGGATGTAGCTGAGCTGATTCGGGCCAGAGCCTGCCAGAGGGTGGTGGCCATGGTGGGGGCCGGCATCAGCACACCCAGTGGCATTCCAGACTTCAG ATCTCCAGGGAGTGGCCTGTACAGCAACCTCCAGCGGTATGATCTCCCATACCCCGAGGCCATTTTTGAACTCCCATTCTTCTTTCACAACCCCAAGCCCTTTTTCACTTTGGCCAAGGAGCTGTACCCTGGAAACTACAAGCCCAACGTCACCCACTACTTCCTCCGGCTGCTTCATGACAAGGGGCTGCTTCTGCGGCTCTACACGCAGAACATCGATGGGCTTGAGAGAG TGTCGGGCATCCCTGCCTCAAAGCTGGTTGAAGCTCATGGAACCTTTGCCTCTGCCACCTGCACAGTCTGCCAAAGACCCTTCCCAGGGGAGGACATTCGG gctgacgTGATGGCAGACAGGGTTCCCCGCTGCCCGGTCTGCACCGGCGTTGTGAAGCCCGACATTGTGTTCTTTGGTGAGCCGCTGCCCCAGAGGTTCTTGCTGCATGTGGTTGATTTCCCCATGGCAGATCTCCTGCTCATCCTTGGGACCTCCCTGGAG GTGGAGCCTTTTGCCAGCTTGACCGAGGCCGTGCGGAGCTCAGTTCCCCGACTGCTCATCAACCGGGACTTGGTGGGACCCTTGGCTTGGCATCCTCGCAGCAGGGACGTGGCCCAGCTGGGGGACGTGGTTCACGGCGTGGAAAGGCTAGTGGAGCTTCTGGGTTGGACAGAAGAGATGCGGGACCTTGTGCAGCGGGAAACTGGGAAGGTACAGACTGCTGAGGAGGACCATCCAAGGGGCTGCCCTTCTCACTGCTCTAGG
- the SIRT3 gene encoding NAD-dependent protein deacetylase sirtuin-3, mitochondrial isoform X6, translated as MPDHSKSARKVLSPPSGLKKDVAELIRARACQRVVAMVGAGISTPSGIPDFRSPGSGLYSNLQRYDLPYPEAIFELPFFFHNPKPFFTLAKELYPGNYKPNVTHYFLRLLHDKGLLLRLYTQNIDGLERVSGIPASKLVEAHGTFASATCTVCQRPFPGEDIRADVMADRVPRCPVCTGVVKPDIVFFGEPLPQRFLLHVVDFPMADLLLILGTSLEVEPFASLTEAVRSSVPRLLINRDLVGPLAWHPRSRDVAQLGDVVHGVERLVELLGWTEEMRDLVQRETGKVQTAEEDHPRGCPSHCSRLDGPDK; from the exons ATGCCTGACCATAGTAAAAGCGCTCGCAAAGTATTATCACCGCCATCCGGGTTGAAAAAG GATGTAGCTGAGCTGATTCGGGCCAGAGCCTGCCAGAGGGTGGTGGCCATGGTGGGGGCCGGCATCAGCACACCCAGTGGCATTCCAGACTTCAG ATCTCCAGGGAGTGGCCTGTACAGCAACCTCCAGCGGTATGATCTCCCATACCCCGAGGCCATTTTTGAACTCCCATTCTTCTTTCACAACCCCAAGCCCTTTTTCACTTTGGCCAAGGAGCTGTACCCTGGAAACTACAAGCCCAACGTCACCCACTACTTCCTCCGGCTGCTTCATGACAAGGGGCTGCTTCTGCGGCTCTACACGCAGAACATCGATGGGCTTGAGAGAG TGTCGGGCATCCCTGCCTCAAAGCTGGTTGAAGCTCATGGAACCTTTGCCTCTGCCACCTGCACAGTCTGCCAAAGACCCTTCCCAGGGGAGGACATTCGG gctgacgTGATGGCAGACAGGGTTCCCCGCTGCCCGGTCTGCACCGGCGTTGTGAAGCCCGACATTGTGTTCTTTGGTGAGCCGCTGCCCCAGAGGTTCTTGCTGCATGTGGTTGATTTCCCCATGGCAGATCTCCTGCTCATCCTTGGGACCTCCCTGGAG GTGGAGCCTTTTGCCAGCTTGACCGAGGCCGTGCGGAGCTCAGTTCCCCGACTGCTCATCAACCGGGACTTGGTGGGACCCTTGGCTTGGCATCCTCGCAGCAGGGACGTGGCCCAGCTGGGGGACGTGGTTCACGGCGTGGAAAGGCTAGTGGAGCTTCTGGGTTGGACAGAAGAGATGCGGGACCTTGTGCAGCGGGAAACTGGGAAGGTACAGACTGCTGAGGAGGACCATCCAAGGGGCTGCCCTTCTCACTGCTCTAGG
- the SIRT3 gene encoding NAD-dependent protein deacetylase sirtuin-3, mitochondrial isoform X3 gives MAFWGWRAAAAVRLWGRVVERAEAGGGVGPFQACGCRVVLGGTDDVSAGLRGSHGARGEPLDPARPLQRPPRPEMPRAFRRQPRAAAPGFFFSSIKGGRRPISFSVGASSVVGSGGSSDKGKLSLQDVAELIRARACQRVVAMVGAGISTPSGIPDFRSPGSGLYSNLQRYDLPYPEAIFELPFFFHNPKPFFTLAKELYPGNYKPNVTHYFLRLLHDKGLLLRLYTQNIDGLERVSGIPASKLVEAHGTFASATCTVCQRPFPGEDIRADVMADRVPRCPVCTGVVKPDIVFFGGAFCQLDRGRAELSSPTAHQPGLGGTLGLASSQQGRGPAGGRGSRRGKASGASGLDRRDAGPCAAGNWEGTDC, from the exons ATGGCGTTCTGGGGTTGGCGCGCCGCGGCAGCAGTCCGGCTGTGGGGCCGGGTAGTTGAACGGGCCGAGGCCGGGGGAGGCGTGGGGCCGTTCCAGGCCTGCGGCTGTCGGGTGGTGCTTGGCGGCACGGACGATGTCAGTGCGGGGCTGAGAGGCAGCCATGGGGCCCGCGGTGAGCCCTTGGACCCGGCGCGCCCCTTGCAGAGGCCTCCCAGACCCGAGATGCCCAGGGCATTCCGGAGGCAGCCGAGGGCAGCAGCTCCCGGTTTCTTCTTTTCGAG TATTAAAGGTGGAAGAAGGCCCATATCTTTTTCTGTGGGTGCTTCAAGTGTTGTTGGAAGTGGAGGCAGCAGTGACAAGGGGAAGCTTTCCCTGCAGGATGTAGCTGAGCTGATTCGGGCCAGAGCCTGCCAGAGGGTGGTGGCCATGGTGGGGGCCGGCATCAGCACACCCAGTGGCATTCCAGACTTCAG ATCTCCAGGGAGTGGCCTGTACAGCAACCTCCAGCGGTATGATCTCCCATACCCCGAGGCCATTTTTGAACTCCCATTCTTCTTTCACAACCCCAAGCCCTTTTTCACTTTGGCCAAGGAGCTGTACCCTGGAAACTACAAGCCCAACGTCACCCACTACTTCCTCCGGCTGCTTCATGACAAGGGGCTGCTTCTGCGGCTCTACACGCAGAACATCGATGGGCTTGAGAGAG TGTCGGGCATCCCTGCCTCAAAGCTGGTTGAAGCTCATGGAACCTTTGCCTCTGCCACCTGCACAGTCTGCCAAAGACCCTTCCCAGGGGAGGACATTCGG gctgacgTGATGGCAGACAGGGTTCCCCGCTGCCCGGTCTGCACCGGCGTTGTGAAGCCCGACATTGTGTTCTTTG GTGGAGCCTTTTGCCAGCTTGACCGAGGCCGTGCGGAGCTCAGTTCCCCGACTGCTCATCAACCGGGACTTGGTGGGACCCTTGGCTTGGCATCCTCGCAGCAGGGACGTGGCCCAGCTGGGGGACGTGGTTCACGGCGTGGAAAGGCTAGTGGAGCTTCTGGGTTGGACAGAAGAGATGCGGGACCTTGTGCAGCGGGAAACTGGGAAGGTACAGACTGCTGA
- the SIRT3 gene encoding NAD-dependent protein deacetylase sirtuin-3, mitochondrial isoform X2 yields the protein MAFWGWRAAAAVRLWGRVVERAEAGGGVGPFQACGCRVVLGGTDDVSAGLRGSHGARGEPLDPARPLQRPPRPEMPRAFRRQPRAAAPGFFFSSIKGGRRPISFSVGASSVVGSGGSSDKGKLSLQDVAELIRARACQRVVAMVGAGISTPSGIPDFRSPGSGLYSNLQRYDLPYPEAIFELPFFFHNPKPFFTLAKELYPGNYKPNVTHYFLRLLHDKGLLLRLYTQNIDGLERVSGIPASKLVEAHGTFASATCTVCQRPFPGEDIRADVMADRVPRCPVCTGVVKPDIVFFGEPLPQRFLLHVVDFPMADLLLILGTSLEVEPFASLTEAVRSSVPRLLINRDLVGPLAWHPRSRDVAQLGDVVHGVERLVELLGWTEEMRDLVQRETGKLDGPDK from the exons ATGGCGTTCTGGGGTTGGCGCGCCGCGGCAGCAGTCCGGCTGTGGGGCCGGGTAGTTGAACGGGCCGAGGCCGGGGGAGGCGTGGGGCCGTTCCAGGCCTGCGGCTGTCGGGTGGTGCTTGGCGGCACGGACGATGTCAGTGCGGGGCTGAGAGGCAGCCATGGGGCCCGCGGTGAGCCCTTGGACCCGGCGCGCCCCTTGCAGAGGCCTCCCAGACCCGAGATGCCCAGGGCATTCCGGAGGCAGCCGAGGGCAGCAGCTCCCGGTTTCTTCTTTTCGAG TATTAAAGGTGGAAGAAGGCCCATATCTTTTTCTGTGGGTGCTTCAAGTGTTGTTGGAAGTGGAGGCAGCAGTGACAAGGGGAAGCTTTCCCTGCAGGATGTAGCTGAGCTGATTCGGGCCAGAGCCTGCCAGAGGGTGGTGGCCATGGTGGGGGCCGGCATCAGCACACCCAGTGGCATTCCAGACTTCAG ATCTCCAGGGAGTGGCCTGTACAGCAACCTCCAGCGGTATGATCTCCCATACCCCGAGGCCATTTTTGAACTCCCATTCTTCTTTCACAACCCCAAGCCCTTTTTCACTTTGGCCAAGGAGCTGTACCCTGGAAACTACAAGCCCAACGTCACCCACTACTTCCTCCGGCTGCTTCATGACAAGGGGCTGCTTCTGCGGCTCTACACGCAGAACATCGATGGGCTTGAGAGAG TGTCGGGCATCCCTGCCTCAAAGCTGGTTGAAGCTCATGGAACCTTTGCCTCTGCCACCTGCACAGTCTGCCAAAGACCCTTCCCAGGGGAGGACATTCGG gctgacgTGATGGCAGACAGGGTTCCCCGCTGCCCGGTCTGCACCGGCGTTGTGAAGCCCGACATTGTGTTCTTTGGTGAGCCGCTGCCCCAGAGGTTCTTGCTGCATGTGGTTGATTTCCCCATGGCAGATCTCCTGCTCATCCTTGGGACCTCCCTGGAG GTGGAGCCTTTTGCCAGCTTGACCGAGGCCGTGCGGAGCTCAGTTCCCCGACTGCTCATCAACCGGGACTTGGTGGGACCCTTGGCTTGGCATCCTCGCAGCAGGGACGTGGCCCAGCTGGGGGACGTGGTTCACGGCGTGGAAAGGCTAGTGGAGCTTCTGGGTTGGACAGAAGAGATGCGGGACCTTGTGCAGCGGGAAACTGGGAAG
- the SIRT3 gene encoding NAD-dependent protein deacetylase sirtuin-3, mitochondrial isoform X9, whose protein sequence is MVGAGISTPSGIPDFRSPGSGLYSNLQRYDLPYPEAIFELPFFFHNPKPFFTLAKELYPGNYKPNVTHYFLRLLHDKGLLLRLYTQNIDGLERVSGIPASKLVEAHGTFASATCTVCQRPFPGEDIRADVMADRVPRCPVCTGVVKPDIVFFGEPLPQRFLLHVVDFPMADLLLILGTSLEVEPFASLTEAVRSSVPRLLINRDLVGPLAWHPRSRDVAQLGDVVHGVERLVELLGWTEEMRDLVQRETGKLDGPDK, encoded by the exons ATGGTGGGGGCCGGCATCAGCACACCCAGTGGCATTCCAGACTTCAG ATCTCCAGGGAGTGGCCTGTACAGCAACCTCCAGCGGTATGATCTCCCATACCCCGAGGCCATTTTTGAACTCCCATTCTTCTTTCACAACCCCAAGCCCTTTTTCACTTTGGCCAAGGAGCTGTACCCTGGAAACTACAAGCCCAACGTCACCCACTACTTCCTCCGGCTGCTTCATGACAAGGGGCTGCTTCTGCGGCTCTACACGCAGAACATCGATGGGCTTGAGAGAG TGTCGGGCATCCCTGCCTCAAAGCTGGTTGAAGCTCATGGAACCTTTGCCTCTGCCACCTGCACAGTCTGCCAAAGACCCTTCCCAGGGGAGGACATTCGG gctgacgTGATGGCAGACAGGGTTCCCCGCTGCCCGGTCTGCACCGGCGTTGTGAAGCCCGACATTGTGTTCTTTGGTGAGCCGCTGCCCCAGAGGTTCTTGCTGCATGTGGTTGATTTCCCCATGGCAGATCTCCTGCTCATCCTTGGGACCTCCCTGGAG GTGGAGCCTTTTGCCAGCTTGACCGAGGCCGTGCGGAGCTCAGTTCCCCGACTGCTCATCAACCGGGACTTGGTGGGACCCTTGGCTTGGCATCCTCGCAGCAGGGACGTGGCCCAGCTGGGGGACGTGGTTCACGGCGTGGAAAGGCTAGTGGAGCTTCTGGGTTGGACAGAAGAGATGCGGGACCTTGTGCAGCGGGAAACTGGGAAG
- the SIRT3 gene encoding NAD-dependent protein deacetylase sirtuin-3, mitochondrial isoform X11 produces MPDHSKSARKVLSPPSGLKKADVMADRVPRCPVCTGVVKPDIVFFGEPLPQRFLLHVVDFPMADLLLILGTSLEVEPFASLTEAVRSSVPRLLINRDLVGPLAWHPRSRDVAQLGDVVHGVERLVELLGWTEEMRDLVQRETGKLDGPDK; encoded by the exons ATGCCTGACCATAGTAAAAGCGCTCGCAAAGTATTATCACCGCCATCCGGGTTGAAAAAG gctgacgTGATGGCAGACAGGGTTCCCCGCTGCCCGGTCTGCACCGGCGTTGTGAAGCCCGACATTGTGTTCTTTGGTGAGCCGCTGCCCCAGAGGTTCTTGCTGCATGTGGTTGATTTCCCCATGGCAGATCTCCTGCTCATCCTTGGGACCTCCCTGGAG GTGGAGCCTTTTGCCAGCTTGACCGAGGCCGTGCGGAGCTCAGTTCCCCGACTGCTCATCAACCGGGACTTGGTGGGACCCTTGGCTTGGCATCCTCGCAGCAGGGACGTGGCCCAGCTGGGGGACGTGGTTCACGGCGTGGAAAGGCTAGTGGAGCTTCTGGGTTGGACAGAAGAGATGCGGGACCTTGTGCAGCGGGAAACTGGGAAG
- the SIRT3 gene encoding NAD-dependent protein deacetylase sirtuin-3, mitochondrial isoform X7, translating into MPDHSKSARKVLSPPSGLKKDVAELIRARACQRVVAMVGAGISTPSGIPDFRSPGSGLYSNLQRYDLPYPEAIFELPFFFHNPKPFFTLAKELYPGNYKPNVTHYFLRLLHDKGLLLRLYTQNIDGLERVSGIPASKLVEAHGTFASATCTVCQRPFPGEDIRADVMADRVPRCPVCTGVVKPDIVFFGEPLPQRFLLHVVDFPMADLLLILGTSLEVEPFASLTEAVRSSVPRLLINRDLVGPLAWHPRSRDVAQLGDVVHGVERLVELLGWTEEMRDLVQRETGKLDGPDK; encoded by the exons ATGCCTGACCATAGTAAAAGCGCTCGCAAAGTATTATCACCGCCATCCGGGTTGAAAAAG GATGTAGCTGAGCTGATTCGGGCCAGAGCCTGCCAGAGGGTGGTGGCCATGGTGGGGGCCGGCATCAGCACACCCAGTGGCATTCCAGACTTCAG ATCTCCAGGGAGTGGCCTGTACAGCAACCTCCAGCGGTATGATCTCCCATACCCCGAGGCCATTTTTGAACTCCCATTCTTCTTTCACAACCCCAAGCCCTTTTTCACTTTGGCCAAGGAGCTGTACCCTGGAAACTACAAGCCCAACGTCACCCACTACTTCCTCCGGCTGCTTCATGACAAGGGGCTGCTTCTGCGGCTCTACACGCAGAACATCGATGGGCTTGAGAGAG TGTCGGGCATCCCTGCCTCAAAGCTGGTTGAAGCTCATGGAACCTTTGCCTCTGCCACCTGCACAGTCTGCCAAAGACCCTTCCCAGGGGAGGACATTCGG gctgacgTGATGGCAGACAGGGTTCCCCGCTGCCCGGTCTGCACCGGCGTTGTGAAGCCCGACATTGTGTTCTTTGGTGAGCCGCTGCCCCAGAGGTTCTTGCTGCATGTGGTTGATTTCCCCATGGCAGATCTCCTGCTCATCCTTGGGACCTCCCTGGAG GTGGAGCCTTTTGCCAGCTTGACCGAGGCCGTGCGGAGCTCAGTTCCCCGACTGCTCATCAACCGGGACTTGGTGGGACCCTTGGCTTGGCATCCTCGCAGCAGGGACGTGGCCCAGCTGGGGGACGTGGTTCACGGCGTGGAAAGGCTAGTGGAGCTTCTGGGTTGGACAGAAGAGATGCGGGACCTTGTGCAGCGGGAAACTGGGAAG
- the SIRT3 gene encoding NAD-dependent protein deacetylase sirtuin-3, mitochondrial isoform X4, which yields MAFWGWRAAAAVRLWGRVVERAEAGGGVGPFQACGCRVVLGGTDDVSAGLRGSHGARGEPLDPARPLQRPPRPEMPRAFRRQPRAAAPGFFFSSIKGGRRPISFSVGASSVVGSGGSSDKGKLSLQDVAELIRARACQRVVAMVGAGISTPSGIPDFRSPGSGLYSNLQRYDLPYPEAIFELPFFFHNPKPFFTLAKELYPGNYKPNVTHYFLRLLHDKGLLLRLYTQNIDGLERVSGIPASKLVEAHGTFASATCTVCQRPFPGEDIRADVMADRVPRCPVCTGVVKPDIVFFGGAFCQLDRGRAELSSPTAHQPGLGGTLGLASSQQGRGPAGGRGSRRGKASGASGLDRRDAGPCAAGNWEA from the exons ATGGCGTTCTGGGGTTGGCGCGCCGCGGCAGCAGTCCGGCTGTGGGGCCGGGTAGTTGAACGGGCCGAGGCCGGGGGAGGCGTGGGGCCGTTCCAGGCCTGCGGCTGTCGGGTGGTGCTTGGCGGCACGGACGATGTCAGTGCGGGGCTGAGAGGCAGCCATGGGGCCCGCGGTGAGCCCTTGGACCCGGCGCGCCCCTTGCAGAGGCCTCCCAGACCCGAGATGCCCAGGGCATTCCGGAGGCAGCCGAGGGCAGCAGCTCCCGGTTTCTTCTTTTCGAG TATTAAAGGTGGAAGAAGGCCCATATCTTTTTCTGTGGGTGCTTCAAGTGTTGTTGGAAGTGGAGGCAGCAGTGACAAGGGGAAGCTTTCCCTGCAGGATGTAGCTGAGCTGATTCGGGCCAGAGCCTGCCAGAGGGTGGTGGCCATGGTGGGGGCCGGCATCAGCACACCCAGTGGCATTCCAGACTTCAG ATCTCCAGGGAGTGGCCTGTACAGCAACCTCCAGCGGTATGATCTCCCATACCCCGAGGCCATTTTTGAACTCCCATTCTTCTTTCACAACCCCAAGCCCTTTTTCACTTTGGCCAAGGAGCTGTACCCTGGAAACTACAAGCCCAACGTCACCCACTACTTCCTCCGGCTGCTTCATGACAAGGGGCTGCTTCTGCGGCTCTACACGCAGAACATCGATGGGCTTGAGAGAG TGTCGGGCATCCCTGCCTCAAAGCTGGTTGAAGCTCATGGAACCTTTGCCTCTGCCACCTGCACAGTCTGCCAAAGACCCTTCCCAGGGGAGGACATTCGG gctgacgTGATGGCAGACAGGGTTCCCCGCTGCCCGGTCTGCACCGGCGTTGTGAAGCCCGACATTGTGTTCTTTG GTGGAGCCTTTTGCCAGCTTGACCGAGGCCGTGCGGAGCTCAGTTCCCCGACTGCTCATCAACCGGGACTTGGTGGGACCCTTGGCTTGGCATCCTCGCAGCAGGGACGTGGCCCAGCTGGGGGACGTGGTTCACGGCGTGGAAAGGCTAGTGGAGCTTCTGGGTTGGACAGAAGAGATGCGGGACCTTGTGCAGCGGGAAACTGGGAAG
- the SIRT3 gene encoding NAD-dependent protein deacetylase sirtuin-3, mitochondrial isoform X12 yields MPAEADVMADRVPRCPVCTGVVKPDIVFFGEPLPQRFLLHVVDFPMADLLLILGTSLEVEPFASLTEAVRSSVPRLLINRDLVGPLAWHPRSRDVAQLGDVVHGVERLVELLGWTEEMRDLVQRETGKLDGPDK; encoded by the exons ATGCCTGCCGAA gctgacgTGATGGCAGACAGGGTTCCCCGCTGCCCGGTCTGCACCGGCGTTGTGAAGCCCGACATTGTGTTCTTTGGTGAGCCGCTGCCCCAGAGGTTCTTGCTGCATGTGGTTGATTTCCCCATGGCAGATCTCCTGCTCATCCTTGGGACCTCCCTGGAG GTGGAGCCTTTTGCCAGCTTGACCGAGGCCGTGCGGAGCTCAGTTCCCCGACTGCTCATCAACCGGGACTTGGTGGGACCCTTGGCTTGGCATCCTCGCAGCAGGGACGTGGCCCAGCTGGGGGACGTGGTTCACGGCGTGGAAAGGCTAGTGGAGCTTCTGGGTTGGACAGAAGAGATGCGGGACCTTGTGCAGCGGGAAACTGGGAAG
- the SIRT3 gene encoding NAD-dependent protein deacetylase sirtuin-3, mitochondrial isoform X5, with translation MAFWGWRAAAAVRLWGRVVERAEAGGGVGPFQACGCRVVLGGTDDVSAGLRGSHGARGEPLDPARPLQRPPRPEMPRAFRRQPRAAAPGFFFSSIKGGRRPISFSVGASSVVGSGGSSDKGKLSLQDVAELIRARACQRVVAMVGAGISTPSGIPDFRSPGSGLYSNLQRYDLPYPEAIFELPFFFHNPKPFFTLAKELYPGNYKPNVTHYFLRLLHDKGLLLRLYTQNIDGLERVSGIPASKLVEAHGTFASATCTVCQRPFPGEDIRADVMADRVPRCPVCTGVVKPDIVFFGEPLPQRFLLHVVDFPMADLLLILGTSLELDGPDK, from the exons ATGGCGTTCTGGGGTTGGCGCGCCGCGGCAGCAGTCCGGCTGTGGGGCCGGGTAGTTGAACGGGCCGAGGCCGGGGGAGGCGTGGGGCCGTTCCAGGCCTGCGGCTGTCGGGTGGTGCTTGGCGGCACGGACGATGTCAGTGCGGGGCTGAGAGGCAGCCATGGGGCCCGCGGTGAGCCCTTGGACCCGGCGCGCCCCTTGCAGAGGCCTCCCAGACCCGAGATGCCCAGGGCATTCCGGAGGCAGCCGAGGGCAGCAGCTCCCGGTTTCTTCTTTTCGAG TATTAAAGGTGGAAGAAGGCCCATATCTTTTTCTGTGGGTGCTTCAAGTGTTGTTGGAAGTGGAGGCAGCAGTGACAAGGGGAAGCTTTCCCTGCAGGATGTAGCTGAGCTGATTCGGGCCAGAGCCTGCCAGAGGGTGGTGGCCATGGTGGGGGCCGGCATCAGCACACCCAGTGGCATTCCAGACTTCAG ATCTCCAGGGAGTGGCCTGTACAGCAACCTCCAGCGGTATGATCTCCCATACCCCGAGGCCATTTTTGAACTCCCATTCTTCTTTCACAACCCCAAGCCCTTTTTCACTTTGGCCAAGGAGCTGTACCCTGGAAACTACAAGCCCAACGTCACCCACTACTTCCTCCGGCTGCTTCATGACAAGGGGCTGCTTCTGCGGCTCTACACGCAGAACATCGATGGGCTTGAGAGAG TGTCGGGCATCCCTGCCTCAAAGCTGGTTGAAGCTCATGGAACCTTTGCCTCTGCCACCTGCACAGTCTGCCAAAGACCCTTCCCAGGGGAGGACATTCGG gctgacgTGATGGCAGACAGGGTTCCCCGCTGCCCGGTCTGCACCGGCGTTGTGAAGCCCGACATTGTGTTCTTTGGTGAGCCGCTGCCCCAGAGGTTCTTGCTGCATGTGGTTGATTTCCCCATGGCAGATCTCCTGCTCATCCTTGGGACCTCCCTGGAG